Proteins co-encoded in one Aspergillus fumigatus Af293 chromosome 6, whole genome shotgun sequence genomic window:
- a CDS encoding putative MFS transporter — MAEKRSDVDIDAHPVHERRDDALDYLDEHANVQDEATVDLAALRRKIDYRIIPFMFCCYVLQFLDKVMLNYAAVMGIRKDLKLVGNDFSNAATWFFIAYLIAEAPLVILLQKTPPAKWLGANVFLWGVAAAAGAGTRDYPTLLVARIFLGIFEATVGPSLMLLSSQYYTKSEAAPRFTLWYVGLGVAQILGGLISFGFQHVKNPSFQGWRVMFLVLGLITSITGALTFFFLPDTPMKAKWLTDREKVALLNHVSVNQTGVWSSDFNIKQIWEAVCDIQLWFITIITMLVCMLACPIGPANFPITDTSIAQISVSSGVVTSYSATLIAGFGFSGPHAALLNMPSGIVSIFFTLLVGFGIRRVSHRWAWLIASTLPGILGGGLLSFLPKHNKAGVLIGIYLVNAIVATLPILYQWTAANCAGHTKRAFASALVAGSFSVGNIIGPQTFQARDAPEYRPAKIAVLATQAAAAVLSFVLFLYYVWENKRRDRAAQGQQEDQAPDDTKWAGLTDRQNKAFRYVY, encoded by the exons ATGGCCGAGAAAAGGTCCGATGTAGATATAGACGCCCATCCCGTCCATGAACGACGCGATGATGCCTTGGATTATTTGGATGAACATGCCAATGTCCAGGATGAGGCGACGGTCGATCTTGCAGCCCTCCGACGCAAGATCGACTATCGCATTATCCCCTTCATGTTTTGCTGCTATGTTCTGCAGTTCCTCGACAAGGTGATGCTCAAT TATGCCGCTGTGATGGGGATCAGGAAGGACCTCAAATTAGTTGGCAACGATTTTTCCAATGCGGCGACTTGGTTCTTCATTGCCTACTTGATCGCAGAGGCTCCCCTCG TAATTCTTCTGCAAAAGACTCCTCCAGCCAAATGGCTCGGAGCAAATGTCTTTCTCTGGGGGGTTGCTGCGGCGGCCGGTGCGGGCACCCGTGACTATCCCACTCTTCTGGTCGCTCGCATCTTCCTCGGCATCTTTGAGGCGACGGTTGGTCCTTctctgatgttgctgagcaGTCAGTACTACACCAAAAGCGAAGCGGCGCCCCGATTCACGCTGTGGTATGTCGGTCTGGGGGTGGCACAGATCCTGGGTGGTCTGATCTCCTTTGGCTTCCAGCATGTCAAGAATCCATCCTTCCAAGGCTGGCGCGTCATGTTCCTTGTTCTCGGGCTGATCACGTCCATTACTGGCGCactgaccttcttcttcttgcccgaCACGCCGATGAAGGCAAAGTGGTTGACCGACCGCGAGAAGGTCGCCCTTTTGAACCACGTCAGCGTCAACCAGACCGGGGTGTGGAGCAGTGACTTTAACATAAAACAGATCTGGGAGGCTGTATGCGACATTCAACTGTGGTTCATCACGATAATCACCATGCTGGTATGTATGCTCGCTTGTCCGATTGGCCCCGCCAATTTCCCGATCACTGACACCAGTATCGCGCAGATCTCCGTCTCCAGTGGAGTGGTGACCTCGTACTCGGCAACCTTGATTGCCGGATTCGGCTTCTCGGGCCCCCACGCAGCGCTGCTCAATATGCCCTCGGGCATTGtgagcatcttcttcactctCCTCGTCGGCTTTGGGATCCGCCGAGTCTCCCATCGCTGGGCCTGGCTGATCGCCTCCACCCTCCCCGGCATCCTCGGTGGCGGTCtgctttccttcctccccAAGCACAACAAAGCAGGTGTTCTCATTGGGATTTACCTCGTCAATGCCATCGTCGCCACTCTCCCGATCCTGTATCAGTGGACGGCGGCCAACTGCGCGGGCCATACCAAGCGTGCGTTTGCCAGTGCGCTCGTGGCCGGCTCCTTCTCGGTCGGAAACATCATCGGCCCTCAGACGTTCCAGGCGCGAGATGCGCCGGAATATCGCCCGGCTAAGATTGCAGTCCTCGCGACGCAGGCGGCGGCAGCCGTGCTTTCgttcgtcctcttcctctactATGTGTGGGAGAACAAGCGCAGGGACCGTGCTGCACAGGGGCAGCAGGAGGATCAGGCACCGGATGACACCAAGTGGGCCGGTTTGACCGATCGCCAGAATAAGGCGTTCAGATATGTCTACTAG
- a CDS encoding FAD-dependent oxidoreductase — MPNLPILIVGAGISGLTLAQYLQKSGVPFLIFERDSSIDIRSGGWGLTLHWGLPILRDMLPDHIVARLPECSVNKEASENGDVGRFPFFDLSSGSALFEVPAAERVRVNRGRLRELLASGIDVKWSKTVVDVTSTEENVTAHFEDGTSYTGSLLVACDGANSRIRKMTYPDSYQMNPLPVQLLGVTVRYSPEQAACFRAMDPYILQGAHPESNVFLFFSFLDTPNNFDDSTDAYLCQIIVSWSDSKNIPLPSDNAGRIALMKELTANWVEPFRSLVHNLPDDSEARSIRIQDWIFTPGERPHPRVVMMGDSAHTMTMCKMAH, encoded by the exons ATGCCCAATCTCCCCATACTCATCGTCGGTGCAGGGATCAGCGGTCTGACCCTCGCCCAGTATCTGCAAAAATCAGGGGTCCCATTCCTGATTTTCGAGCGGGATTCCTCGATTGATATCCGAAGCGGGGGATGGGGTCTGACGCTGCATTGGGGACTGCCGATCCTGCGGGACATGCTGCCCGACCATATCGTCGCACGGTTGCCCGAATGCTCTGTGAACAAGGAAGCTTCCGAGAATGGCGACGTCGGTCGGTTCCCGTTCTTTGACCTGAGTTCCGGATCGGCGCTGTTCGAGGTCCCCGCTGCGGAAAGGGTGCGGGTGAACAGGGGCAGATTGAGGGAGTTGTTGGCGTCGGGGATTGACGTCAAG TGGTCGAAAACAGTGGTGGATGTCACATCGACGGAGGAGAACGTCACAGCGCACTTTGAAGATGGCACTTCCTACACTGGGAGTCTCCTCGTTGCCTGTGATGGCGCCAATTCTCGCATCCGTAAAATGACATACCCCGACTCGTATCAGATGAATCCACTGCCCGTCCAGCTTCTCGGAGTGACAGTCCGCTATTCGCCCGAGCAGGCCGCCTGTTTCCGGGCGATGGACCCGTATATCCTCCAAGGAGCCCATCCCGAATCGAACGTCTTCTTATTCTTCAGCT TCCTCGACACCCCGAACAACTTTGACGACAGCACAGATGCGTACCTCTGTCAGATCATCGTCTCATGGTCCGACAGTAAAAACATTCCGCTCCCGTCCGATAATGCTGGCCGGATTGCATTGATGAAAGAGCTGACAGCCAACTGGGTCGAGCCGTTCCGATCGCTCGTCCACAACCTCCCTGATGATTCAGAGGCACGCTCAATCCGCATCCAGGACTGGATCTTTACCCCTGGAGAGAGGCCTCATCCCCGCGTGGTGATGATGGGCGATTCCGCGCATACTATGACCATGTGTAAGATGGCCCATTAA
- a CDS encoding cupredoxin domain-containing protein, whose product MLKLSIMSMTVLLFFQSRTTHATGAVPTAMTPSSTAPHATHTVKVGPKENPHQYSPHNITAAVGDVIVFEFYPRNHSVVKADFMAPCVPAAGEIFYSGQFNTFKENNHGQLEGEPPTWSLVVNDTEPTFFYCTAVDSCLFNGMVGVINPNETMTWEAQYAQAQQYPYMLVPGQSPPAEGTGYLSSGSNAHKKSSFGGGAIAGTVVGGVAFVAILVVVAITLCRNRERQGSSSQVGRMERTAHWARFGGHGEEKSEQGFAASSSVGGHGTLSLSSGASPPAVSPPLQNVGSSNWESAMKQQPPQEIRQPSELEATNVVGGTPGGMYYGWR is encoded by the exons ATGCTGAAGTTATCGATCATGTCCATGACCGTGCTACTGTTCTTCCAGTCCAGAACGACACACGCAACAGGCGCGGTTCCTACAGCCATGACTCCATCCTCGACGGCCCCTCACGCTACGCATACCGTCAAAGTAGGTCCAAAAGAAAACCCTCATCAATACTCGCCGCACAACATCACCGCCGCCGTCGGCgatgtcatcgtcttcgagTTCTACCCGCGCAACCACTCCGTCGTCAAGGCGGACTTTATGGCACCGTGTGTGCCTGCTGCAGGAGAAATCTTCTATTCCGGACAGTTCAATACCTTTAAGGAAAATAACCATGGGCAACTGGAAGGAGAG CCCCCCACCTGGTCCCTAGTTGTGAACGATACCGAG CCCACGTTCTTCTACTGCACAGCTGTCGACTCCTGTCTCTTCAATGGAATGGTCGGAGTGATCAACCCG AACGAAACAATGACCTGGGAAGCACAATACGCCCAAGCACAACAATACCCATACATGCTCGTCCCGGGACAATCGCCTCCAGCCGAAGGAACAGGTTACTTGTCCTCGGGTTCCAATGCCCACAAGAAGAGCTCTTTCGGCGGTGGCGCCATAGCCGGTACTGTGGTTGGCGGGGTTGCCTTTGTTGCCATCCTCGTTGTTGTTGCAATCACGCTGTGTCGGAATAGGGAGAGACAGGGATCATCCTCGCAGGTCGGACGGATGGAGCGGACGGCTCACTGGGCTCGCTTTGGTGGTCATGGTGAGGAAAAGAGTGAGCAGGGATTCGCTGCATCGTCGTCGGTCGGAGGTCATGGCACATTATCGTTGAGCTCAGGCGCCTCTCCGCCTGCTGTCTCGCCTCCTCTGCAGAATGTTGGATCTTCGAACTGGGAATCTGCAATGAAGCAGCAGCCGCCGCAAGAGATCCGTCAACCAAGTGAATTGGAGGCTACGAATGTTGTTGGTGGGACACCAGGAGGGATGTACTACGGATGGAGGTGA
- a CDS encoding oxidase ustYa family protein, protein MVKQLLSPQRKKKKKKKNQMARSESDKDIDANYGLLNNEEAQNWSHDEKPRTRSHGQWLKALLYIATVIVSCLVGLFIGRQVQDLDRACARHVSHYSPVTSDVDITFQPQRFNGSLLKENIYRQDASPEVDAAWEALGVNYRSLRVPAEVAEKSGLARDQVKINQKYGGGYPANVEGFHHLHCLNLLRQTLYYNYDYYHKLGQGAFKNDDFIVRRHVSHCLDILRQQLMCTIDTGVLGQVWIHPDHPEAYVDFNTEHQCKNFEAIRQYAEKNQLPAQIPKDFLEPPKPGDRVYDEIP, encoded by the exons ATGGTCAAACAACTGCTAAGTCctcaaagaaaaaaaaaaaaaaaaaaaaaaaaccaaatGGCGCGCTCCGAGTCAGATAAGGATATCGATGCCAACTACGGCCTACTCAACAATGAGGAAGCCCAGAATTGGAGTCATGATGAGAAGCCTCGAACGAGATCGCATGGACAATGGCTCAAGGCCTTGCTCTATATCGCCACAGTGATCGTTTCGTGCTTGGTTGGACTCTTCATCGGGCGTCAAGTGCAAGACCTCGATAGGGCCTGTGCTCGTCATGTCTCTCATTATT CACCTGTTACCTCGGACGTCGACATAACGTTCCAACCTCAGCGGTTCAATGGCTCGCTGCTCAAGGAGAACATTTACCGCCAAGATGCCAGTCCAGAGGTCGACGCAGCATGGGAGGCACTAGGTGTAAACT ATCGAAGTTTGCGTGTTCCTGCCGAAGTAGCAGAAAAGTCCGGACTGGCGCGAGACCAGGTCAAGATCAACCAGAAGTATGGAGGAGGGTATCCAGCGAATGTAGAGGGTTTCCATCATCTACATTGTCTA AATCTACTGCGCCAAACGCTCTACTACAACTACGATTACTACCACAAGCTCGGTCAAGGGGCTTTCAAGAACGACGATTTTATCGTCCGACGGCACGTGT CCCACTGTCTGGACATCCTGCGACAGCAGCTCATGTGCACCATTGACACTGGAGTCCTGGGCCAAGTTTGGATCCATCCCGATCACCCAGAGGCGTACGTGGACTTCAACACAGAGCATCAGTGCAAAAACTTTGAAGCTATCCGCCAGTATGCTGAGAAGAATCAGCTGCCGGCACAGATTCCAAAGGATTTCTTGGAGCCACCTAAGCCAGGTGATAGAGTCTATGATGAGATTCCATAG